GCCTCATCCCAGTTTCCGCCTTGCGGATAATCGCGGATTGCCGCGATATCTTCCAGCGTCAGGCCTGCGTTGAGTGCATAGCCGACATGATTATGCCATTCATAGGCGGACTTCACCAACCAAGCGACACGCAGGATCAGCAGTTCCAGATGGCGCACAGACAGCGTGTTGGACATCAACAGATGCCGACCCCAGATATTATAGACCTTCCCCAGATCGGGGTGGTTTGCCATCACCATCAGGACATTGGTCTTCGATCCCTCTTCCCAGGCATTGGGTTCACCCCAATAGGAAAAGACTTCGCGGGCATCGTCTGTCCATTCCGCGCGCGGCAAGGGCAGGATGCGGGGCGTGATCTGGGACATCAGGAAACCTCCTTGAGCGCGTTGCACGATGGATCAGTGCATCGCCGGTTTGGGGGCCGGACCATCCCATCCACCCGCCGCCTTGAAGTCGGCGCGGCAGTGGCGGCTGGCGATCCAGGCCAGGATCGTGCTGGGAATGCCGACCAGTAGCGCCCAGCGCATGGCCATGCCGAGCGACTGTTCGCCATAGACGGGACGCAGGAGGTCGCTGAGCCAGCCGACCAGCACCGGTCCGCCGCCCAGCCCTACCACCTGGATCGACACCATCAATATAGCGATGGCCGTGGCGCGCGAGCGGGACGGCACCAGTCCCGCCACCACCGCCATCAACGGCGCCGCCGACAGGCCGCCGATGAGCATGTTGAGGCCATAGAGGGGGAATACCCGATCACCGGGGCCGGTTAGGATCATCCAGCCTATGCCGGTGGCCAACGCGCCGCTCAGCATCAGCATCCAGATATACCAACGCATATCGCGCCGGCCGAGA
The window above is part of the Sphingobium sp. BYY-5 genome. Proteins encoded here:
- a CDS encoding carboxymuconolactone decarboxylase family protein gives rise to the protein MSQITPRILPLPRAEWTDDAREVFSYWGEPNAWEEGSKTNVLMVMANHPDLGKVYNIWGRHLLMSNTLSVRHLELLILRVAWLVKSAYEWHNHVGYALNAGLTLEDIAAIRDYPQGGNWDEADNAVLRSVDELLRDGTIADPTWAALDGHFDTRQKMDLVFSIGHYVMTSWALSAFGVGIEGGADPIGFDLRTASGKTPGKTYKPGETEDWTDSRGY